Within the Dunckerocampus dactyliophorus isolate RoL2022-P2 chromosome 10, RoL_Ddac_1.1, whole genome shotgun sequence genome, the region TGGCAAGCAGACCTTTGATGTGGACAACTTCAAGCCCCTGAcgggtatatattttttaaataaacaatattattacaaaattaTAAACAACTTCAGTGTTTTCCCCAGGTTTACAGCTTTGGGGTGGCGGGTGGTGTAGCATACAGAGCAGAAAGCATTACAAAGAcagcaaaataatccacaaagtcaaaacaaagatgtgtcatttaattaattgcCGTAATAAAAAAGATTGTtgttgatgttcagagtgtcccAGAATGCACTTTGAGAATAAGGAAGTGTTGTTCTCAGGAGGAACAGAGTCGTGTTTGCgaattggagatacatacagtatatggtgttggacttgtactgctgttgatgtgctcaggtcggaataaagttataaaagagcgtcagactctgtggaaCTCTGTGCGGACACGacactgtgcctccgtctgccgtcataacggGAGGTGTGGCTTGTCATGAtgcacaaaaaatgttaacgtagCTAATGAATTAAATTACTTACCACcgttaacacgctatttttgacagcccaaatagaaaacaaaaattaaCTTGACCTTCTTGGGGAAGTAAGGGGTGCCATTGGGGGACTGCCAGCCCCCTAATATAACTGGAGGGGAAACACTGAATCTCTAAGTTGCATTATGGTCTTTAATGTCTGAAGCCTTCTTTATTACTTGTCACAGTGGAGATCGTGGACTCTGTTGATGCCTATGCTGAAATGCTGAGGGGTATCTTTGACTTTGCTGCACTGAAGGAGCTTCTCTCTGGAGCCAATCACATTAACGTCCGCTTGGACGCAATGCACGGAGGTACAAAACAGCACAGATGTTCacttaattacatttttgattGTGCAGATGTTGGCAAGTGtgtgttttagattttttttttccctcaatttCAGTGtcacaaaacatatttaagagcattacattttagtgttagCTGGGTTCTTCTAATGGCACTCTATTTTTCAGTGGTTGGTCCATATGTGAAGAAGATAGTGTGTGAGGAGTTAGGTTCTCCTGCCAACTCAGCAGTCAATTGTGTCCCCAAAGAAGACTTTGGCGGGCACCACCCTGACCCCAACCTGACTTACGCTGCCGACCTGGTGAACTCCATGAAAGGAGGAGAGTATGACTTTGGTGCCGCCTTCGATGGTGATGGCGTaagtcaatatttttattttgctcaaaggATGCGAGGGGCGACTTATATATTTAGTATTTACagatatttatatttgattattatatatttatttctccAATGTGCCGCGGGCAATACAAAATGAGacatgggccacaaatggctcctgggccgcactttagacacaTCTGCCCTAAATATGACAGCTATTAAAGAAGAGGATGACGTGATTAAAGTGTAAACTGGACGTGGAACTATGATGTCAGCCCTAGACTGAATTGTCACAGCTCCATAAAATCAGTACATTCGGAATGGAACTATCATCGTTCAGTTCTTTGTATTAACAGTTGAAGGTTGCTGACCCTTGCATGTCTGTGCCtcttgccctttttttttttaggaccgGAACATGGTGCTTGGCAAACACGGCTTTTTTGTGAACCCTTCAGACTCAGTGGCGGTTATTGCTGCCAACATTACCAGCATCCCATACTTCCAGAAGACTGGTGTGAAGGGTCTGGCTCGTAGTATGCCCACTAGTGGGGCCCTGGACAAGTACAAATCACACTACGTCTAACTGAGTGCACAAAACACAAGCTACCATCAGGAAATGAtctatttttgtgtttataGTGTGGCGAAAGCACTGCAGATGCAACTATACGAGACTCCAACAGGCTGGAAGTTCTTTGGGAATTTGATGGATGCAGGAAAACTGTCACTATGTGGAGAGGAGAGCTTTGGCACTGGTGGGTAAACGTTTGCATTTCACCACAGAATACCTGGAAGTAACGAGCAGTCAGATGACCCAAAAAGCTTCACTTCCCTCTCTCTGCTAAACAACTAGGCTCGGATCATATTCGGGAGAAGGACGGCCTGTGGGCGGTGCTTGCGTGGTTGTCAATCTTAGCCAATCGTAAACAGAGCGTGGAAGACATCATGAAGGATCACTGGCAAAAGTTTGGGAGAAACTTCTTCACCAGGTAGAAGGAAATGTGACGCTCGCACTTGTTTTAAGCCCTGTTTGCACCGAGCAGTACAGTTCAATCGGTGGGTCACACTGTCTTGCAATTATGATGCCACACTATTTACACAGCTCATGCAACTATCACCAGTTGTCCTCATACTCCATAGTACAAACACAAGCCTGACCGGGGTGTACCATTCTAAGTTGTACTGTGACAAGctccaaaatactgtatgttgtgcgATGGAAATTTTgcttttgttcatattttggttTAAAATCTATAGAACATTCTCTTGGTTTAAATAGGTAGGTTTTCTAGGTAACGCCCTATTTTGTTCCATTGGACACAATGACAACGACATAAGAATTTACAAAATAagttaaaacatgttttcactttttcaGTTGGGGCATTCTAAGTATGACAAAAATCCAATACATTAAAAAAGTTGCTCattaaatacataatttttCTATGGCAGTGTGTTTAAAATAAGATTCTATCAGAGAGCATGGGAATCTATAATTGAACCCGGAAAAGATGACCTAAGCtacaatcattttttaaaaggctaCAAATGTGCCAATTAGTGTGTCGCGTATTACTCtactccctctagtggcaaTACTGTGAACTGCACCATATAATCATATCATTCAGAAATATCCTCTTTTTTTGTGTACAGTACGCTGTGACAACCATTGCTTcaccttttttaaataaacaaatacacgTGCTTGAGTATACATAAACTTTCATTTAGGTATGACTACGAAGAGGTCGAGTCAGACGCtgccaacaaaatgatcaaGGACCTGGAAACAGCAATGTTCGACCCATCCTTTGCGGGGAAGAAATTTTCATCGGGGGCTAAGACCTACGAGGTGGCAGTCGCAGACAACTTTTCCTACACAGATCCTGTGGATGGAAGTGTTTCCAAAAACCAGGTCAGGAGCCTACTGTGTTTAAGATGACGtgactttgttaaaaaaaagtataaagaaTTCACCTCAAGGATACACAGGTTCTCAAGGATATGATGTTAAATATTATGTCATTATATTTAAGGTGTTTCCTCTCTGTatgaattttgttatttatgtttgtattggttttctcacttttttttttactttcttgttcCCTCAGGGCCTCAGAATTATCTTCTCAGACGGTTCTAGGATTATTTTCCGTCTCAGCGGCACTGGCAGCGCCGGCGCGACCGTCAGGCTCTACATAGACAGCTATGAGAAGGACCCCCAGAAGATTTACCAGGACCCTCAGGTCGGAATTTATAGTAATACTTATTTATAGTTAGCATGATTCAGATTGAGATTAGAGGTTGATCTTGTGACATGGGCATGGCTATCTAGGAAGGTGTGCAATTTGGTTCTGATGTTTTCTAAGTACAAGGATACAATAAaagctgtttaataaatgtcagaatgttctgaAAGAAGACACATTTAATACGTGACACGACGCCTGGATGCATCCCGGTGCGTCgacttaatttttgtatttgtaaatgcGTTAAAATAGATTGAAAATCATACTTGTGTATTTAGTTTATCAGTGGCTGACAAAGCAGCTTCAATCTCCAAGCTACATTAGTGTCCTAACTCAACAAAATACAGCATTTCTTAATCCACATAGGTATCATATAATTATAGCTTCatattacttacagacacatagtctcCAAAGCATTTTGTGTTGAAAAGTATTCCATAACAGTGTGTGTGTCCGGTATGCTGTGTATCATGTAATTTGTGTACCTAATTGTGTCACAAACTCAATGAATGATTGCAGCCACTATgtccaaaatgtatatattatatatatttattaatatgtatGTTTTGTGGCTGCGTGCAGGTGATGCTGGCTCCTTTGGTCGACATCGCCTTGAAGGTTTCACAGCTGCATGAGCGGACTGGACGCACTGGCCCCACTGTGATCACATGATTCCACTAACCCTTGATAACGCAACACCTCATCTCTCATAGAGCAGTCAGCTATTGGCCCAACTAACAGGTACTGGACAAAACCCAGGAATAGATGTACACTGCCGTTatatgttagtgtgtgtgtgtgtgtgatctgcCTTACACAGACATCTTAAGAGATACTGAATTCGACATTTCGAGTGTCCATAAGAGAAATAACGTCTGAGTGCATGCTCTACTGTGTTCTCCAGTTTTGCTGTCAAGCATTGCTCCAAAAACTAGACTCAAAAGGCTTTTTGGGGTTTTTCATTCATCTTTGTCTTTCACCTTGGTGGACCTGGTGCCTTCCTCTTTTGTTCTGCCAAACCAACCGAAACCATGAAACCCCAAAGAAAGcaatgtaaagtaaaaaaaacaaaaaaacaacaacaatgcactattaataaaataatacacgCTGTCATAAAACATTGCAGTCATGTTTTGTTTAATAATCTTATCTAGGTACGTATCCCCccaagcccactccgctgtggttggtcacactcccaagtgctcccgaggacttctgGACAGCTGCCttaccccttttgtccgattg harbors:
- the pgm1 gene encoding phosphoglucomutase-1 gives rise to the protein MVKVTTVKTKPYTDQKPGTSGLRKRVTVFQQNQHYAENFIQSIISVIEPSERQAASLVVGGDGRFFMKDAIQLIVQIAAANGIGHLVIGHDGIMSTPAVSCVIRKIKAVGGIILTASHNPGGPNGDFGIKYNISSGGPAPEGITNKIFEISKGLQEYHICPDLKVDLSKIGKQTFDVDNFKPLTVEIVDSVDAYAEMLRGIFDFAALKELLSGANHINVRLDAMHGVVGPYVKKIVCEELGSPANSAVNCVPKEDFGGHHPDPNLTYAADLVNSMKGGEYDFGAAFDGDGDRNMVLGKHGFFVNPSDSVAVIAANITSIPYFQKTGVKGLARSMPTSGALDNVAKALQMQLYETPTGWKFFGNLMDAGKLSLCGEESFGTGSDHIREKDGLWAVLAWLSILANRKQSVEDIMKDHWQKFGRNFFTRYDYEEVESDAANKMIKDLETAMFDPSFAGKKFSSGAKTYEVAVADNFSYTDPVDGSVSKNQGLRIIFSDGSRIIFRLSGTGSAGATVRLYIDSYEKDPQKIYQDPQVMLAPLVDIALKVSQLHERTGRTGPTVIT